Proteins encoded by one window of Arabidopsis thaliana chromosome 2, partial sequence:
- a CDS encoding imidazolonepropionase (Protein of unknown function, DUF642) (FUNCTIONS IN: molecular_function unknown; INVOLVED IN: biological_process unknown; LOCATED IN: endomembrane system; EXPRESSED IN: root; CONTAINS InterPro DOMAIN/s: Protein of unknown function DUF642 (InterPro:IPR006946), Galactose-binding domain-like (InterPro:IPR008979); BEST Arabidopsis thaliana protein match is: Protein of unknown function, DUF642 (TAIR:AT2G41800.1); Has 306 Blast hits to 298 proteins in 21 species: Archae - 0; Bacteria - 4; Metazoa - 0; Fungi - 0; Plants - 302; Viruses - 0; Other Eukaryotes - 0 (source: NCBI BLink).), with translation MSLVLSLCLVFLCSLVHGSHSLPAQRTPHLDGLLPNGNFEQIPNKSNMRKRQIIGKYSLPHWEISGHVELVSGGPQPGGFYFAVPRGVHAARLGNLASISQYVKVKSGLVYSLTFGVTRTCAQDENIRISVPGQTNELPIQTLFSTNGGDTYAWAFKATSDLVKVTFYNPGVQEDPTCGPIVDAVAIKEILPLRYTKGNLVKNGGFETGPHVFSNFSTGILIPAKIQDLISPLPGWIVESLKPVKYIDNRHFKVPSGLAAIELVAGRESAIAQIIRTVSGKNYILSFVVGDAHNGCHGSMMVEAFAGISAFKVTFESNDKGAFKVGRFAFRADSNRTRITFYSGFYHTKLHDFGHLCGPVLDNVSVFLAH, from the exons ATGTCTCTCgttctctctctttgcttgGTCTTCCTTTGTTCTCTTGTTCATGGTTCTCATAGCTTACCAGCACAACGGACTCCTCATCTTGATG GGCTTCTCCCAAATGGGAACTTTGAGCAAATTCCTAACAAATCAAACATGAGAAAGAGGCAAATAATTGGCAAATACTCTCTTCCACATTGGGAAATCTCCGGCCACGTAGAGCTAGTCTCTGGCGGTCCACAGCCCGGTGGTTTTTACTTCGCAGTGCCACGTGGAGTCCACGCAGCTAGGCTAGGGAACTTAGCATCAATATCTCAGTATGTGAAAGTGAAAAGCGGCTTGGTCTATTCTCTAACGTTTGGTGTCACGAGGACTTGTGCTCAAGACGAGAACATCAGAATCTCTGTGCCTGGTCAGACCAATGAGCTACCAATCCAAACATTGTTCAGTACCAACGGTGGTGATACGTACGCATGGGCTTTTAAGGCAACGTCTGACTTGGTTAAGGTCACTTTTTATAATCCTGGTGTTCAAGAAGACCCTACTTGTGGCCCAATCGTTGACGCTGTTGCCATTAAGGAGATTCTTCCTCTCCGGTATACCAAAG GGAACCTTGTGAAAAACGGCGGATTTGAGACCGGTCCACACGTATTCAGCAACTTCTCTACCGGAATTTTAATTCCGGCGAAGATACAAGACCTAATCTCACCGCTTCCGGGATGGATCGTCGAATCTCTAAAACCGGTTAAGTACATCGATAACCGCCACTTCAAGGTTCCCTCAGGTCTCGCAGCAATCGAGCTTGTTGCCGGAAGAGAAAGCGCAATCGCTCAGATCATCCGTACCGTCTCCGGTAAAAACTACATTCTCTCGTTTGTTGTGGGAGACGCACACAATGGTTGTCACGGATCGATGATGGTGGAGGCGTTTGCGGGAATATCGGCGTTTAAGGTTACATTCGAATCTAATGATAAAGGAGCGTTCAAAGTGGGGCGTTTCGCGTTTCGTGCCGATTCGAATCGCACAAGGATAACTTTCTATAGTGGGTTTTATCATACCAAGCTTCATGATTTTGGACATCTTTGTGGGCCTGTGCTTGATaatgttagtgtttttttggcccattaa
- a CDS encoding imidazolonepropionase (Protein of unknown function, DUF642) (FUNCTIONS IN: molecular_function unknown; INVOLVED IN: biological_process unknown; LOCATED IN: cell wall, plant-type cell wall; EXPRESSED IN: 7 plant structures; EXPRESSED DURING: 4 anthesis, C globular stage, petal differentiation and expansion stage; CONTAINS InterPro DOMAIN/s: Protein of unknown function DUF642 (InterPro:IPR006946), Galactose-binding domain-like (InterPro:IPR008979); BEST Arabidopsis thaliana protein match is: Protein of unknown function, DUF642 (TAIR:AT2G41810.1); Has 301 Blast hits to 298 proteins in 21 species: Archae - 0; Bacteria - 4; Metazoa - 0; Fungi - 0; Plants - 297; Viruses - 0; Other Eukaryotes - 0 (source: NCBI BLink).), giving the protein MSLYHSLSIFLLLSLCHGSYSLQPRRVPHLDGILPNGNFEITPLKSNMKGRQIIGANSLPHWEIAGHVELVSGGPQPGGFYFPVPRGVHAVRLGNLGTISQNVRVKSGLVYSLTFGATRTCAQDENIKVSVPGQANELPLQTVFSSDGGDTYAWAFKATSDVVKVTFHNPGVQEDRTCGPLLDVVAIKEILPLRYTRGNLVKNGGFEIGPHVFANFSTGILIPARIQDFISPLPGWIVESLKPVKYIDRRHFKVPYGQGAVELVAGRESAIAQIIRTIAGKAYMLSFAVGDAQNGCHGSMMVEAFAGREPFKLSFMSEGKGAFKTGHFRFVADSDRTRLTFYSAFYHTKLHDFGHLCGPVLDSVVVTLAR; this is encoded by the exons ATGTCTCTCTATCACTCTCTTAGCATTTTCCTCCTCCTATCTCTCTGCCATGGCTCTTACAGTCTTCAACCACGTCGAGTTCCTCATCTAGACG GGATTCTCCCAAATGGAAACTTCGAGATAACCCCTCTCAAATCAAACATGAAGGGTCGACAAATAATCGGGGCTAACTCTCTTCCTCATTGGGAAATCGCCGGGCACGTGGAGCTAGTCTCCGGTGGACCTCAGCCTGGAGGATTCTATTTCCCCGTTCCACGTGGAGTCCACGCGGTTAGACTCGGAAACTTGGGCACCATCTCTCAGAACGTGAGGGTGAAGAGTGGTTTGGTCTACTCTCTAACGTTCGGAGCTACGAGGACTTGTGCTCAGGATGAGAACATCAAAGTCTCTGTGCCTGGTCAGGCCAATGAGCTTCCGCTCCAGACCGTCTTTAGCTCCGACGGTGGAGACACTTACGCTTGGGCTTTCAAGGCAACTTCTGATGTGGTTAAGGTCACTTTCCATAACCCTGGTGTTCAAGAAGACCGCACGTGTGGACCTCTCTTAGATGTTGTCGCAATCAAGGAGATTCTTCCTCTCCGGTATACCAGAG GAAACTTGGTGAAAAATGGAGGATTCGAGATCGGTCCACATGTTTTCGCTAATTTCTCAACCGGAATCTTGATTCCAGCAAGAATCCAAGACTTCATCTCTCCTCTTCCGGGATGGATCGTCGAATCCCTTAAACCAGTGAAGTATATCGATAGACGTCATTTCAAAGTTCCTTATGGACAAGGGGCCGTCGAGCTAGTTGCCGGAAGAGAAAGCGCAATAGCTCAGATCATCCGAACCATCGCTGGTAAAGCCTATATGCTCTCATTCGCGGTTGGTGATGCACAAAACGGTTGCCACGGGTCGATGATGGTGGAAGCGTTCGCAGGAAGAGAACCGTTTAAGCTTTCTTTTATGTCAGAAGGTAAAGGAGCGTTCAAAACAGGGCATTTTAGGTTTGTTGCTGATTCGGATCGAACGAGGCTAACGTTTTATAGTGCGTTTTATCATACAAAGCTTCATGACTTCGGCCATCTTTGTGGGCCTGTTCTTGATAGCGTTGTTGTTACCCTGGCCCGTTAA
- a CDS encoding Insulinase (Peptidase family M16) family protein (Insulinase (Peptidase family M16) family protein; FUNCTIONS IN: metalloendopeptidase activity, zinc ion binding, catalytic activity, metal ion binding; INVOLVED IN: proteolysis; LOCATED IN: cellular_component unknown; EXPRESSED IN: 23 plant structures; EXPRESSED DURING: 13 growth stages; CONTAINS InterPro DOMAIN/s: Peptidase M16, zinc-binding site (InterPro:IPR001431), Peptidase M16, C-terminal (InterPro:IPR007863), Peptidase M16, N-terminal (InterPro:IPR011765), Metalloenzyme, LuxS/M16 peptidase-like, metal-binding (InterPro:IPR011249), Peptidase M16, core (InterPro:IPR011237); BEST Arabidopsis thaliana protein match is: Insulinase (Peptidase family M16) family protein (TAIR:AT3G57470.2); Has 9660 Blast hits to 9541 proteins in 2186 species: Archae - 9; Bacteria - 6247; Metazoa - 831; Fungi - 633; Plants - 271; Viruses - 3; Other Eukaryotes - 1666 (source: NCBI BLink).), whose amino-acid sequence MAVEKSNTTVGGVEILKPRTDNREYRMIVLKNLLQVLLISDPDTDKCAASMSVSVGSFSDPQGLEGLAHFLEHMLFYASEKYPEEDSYSKYITEHGGSTNAYTASEETNYHFDVNADCFDEALDRFAQFFIKPLMSADATMREIKAVDSENQKNLLSDGWRIRQLQKHLSKEDHPYHKFSTGNMDTLHVRPQAKGVDTRSELIKFYEEHYSANIMHLVVYGKESLDKIQDLVERMFQEIQNTNKVVPRFPGQPCTADHLQILVKAIPIKQGHKLGVSWPVTPSIHHYDEAPSQYLGHLIGHEGEGSLFHALKTLGWATGLSAGEGEWTLDYSFFKVSIDLTDAGHEHMQEILGLLFNYIQLLQQTGVCQWIFDELSAICETKFHYQDKIPPMSYIVDIASNMQIYPTKDWLVGSSLPTKFNPAIVQKVVDELSPSNFRIFWESQKFEGQTDKAEPWYNTAYSLEKITSSTIQEWVQSAPDVHLHLPAPNVFIPTDLSLKDADDKETVPVLLRKTPFSRLWYKPDTMFSKPKAYVKMDFNCPLAVSSPDAAVLTDIFTRLLMDYLNEYAYYAQVAGLYYGVSLSDNGFELTLLGYNHKLRILLETVVGKIANFEVKPDRFAVIKETVTKEYQNYKFRQPYHQAMYYCSLILQDQTWPWTEELDVLSHLEAEDVAKFVPMLLSRTFIECYIAGNVENNEAESMVKHIEDVLFNDPKPICRPLFPSQHLTNRVVKLGEGMKYFYHQDGSNPSDENSALVHYIQVHRDDFSMNIKLQLFGLVAKQATFHQLRTVEQLGYITALAQRNDSGIYGVQFIIQSSVKGPGHIDSRVESLLKNFESKLYEMSNEDFKSNVTALIDMKLEKHKNLKEESRFYWREIQSGTLKFNRKEAEVSALKQLQKQELIDFFDEYIKVGAARKKSLSIRVYGSQHLKEMASDKDEVPSPSVEIEDIVGFRKSQPLHGSFRGCGQPKL is encoded by the exons ATGGCCGTCGAGAAATCGAACACGACGGTGGGAGGTGTTGAAATACTGAAGCCACGTACGGATAACAGAGAATATCGGATGATTGTCCTTAAGAACTTGCTCCAGGTCCTGTTGATCAGCGATCCCGATACCGATAAG TGTGCTGCTTCAATGAGCGTTAGTGTTGGATCCTTCTCTGACCCACAGGGATTAGAAGGCCTTGCTCATTTCCTTG AGCATATGCTATTTTATGCAAGTGAGAAGTATCCGGAGGAAGATAGTTACTCCAAGTATATCACAGag CATGGAGGCAGTACAAATGCTTATACAGCCTCTGAAGAGACAAATTACCATTTCGATGTTAATGCTGACTGTTTCGATGAGGCTCTGGACAG ATTTGCTCAGTTCTTTATCAAACCACTAATGTCAGCTGATGCTACTATGAGAGAGATTAAGGCTGTTGACTCAG AGAATCAGAAAAACTTACTCTCAGATGGTTGGCGAATCCGACAG TTACAGAAGCATCTTAGCAAAGAAGACCATCCGTATCACAAATTTAGCACAG GGAACATGGATACACTTCATGTACGACCCCAAGCGAAAGGAGTGGATACAAGGAGTGAGCTTATTAAATTCTATGAGGAACACTATTCTGCCAACATCATGCATCTGGTTGTATATGGGAAGG AAAGCCTTGATAAAATCCAAGATCTTGTGGAAAGGATGTTCCAGGAAATCCAAAACACCAACAAAGTTGTCCCTAGATTTCCTGGCCAACCATGTACTGCTGACCATTTGcag attcttGTGAAGGCTATTCCTATAAAGCAAGGACACAAGCTGGGTGTTTCATGGCCTGTAACTCCTAGCATTCATCATTATGACGAAGCACCAAGCCAGTACCTTGGCCATCTAATTGGCCATGAGGGCGAAGGAAGTTTGTTTCATGCCTTAAAAACGTTGG GTTGGGCAACGGGACTGTCTGCTGGTGAAGGAGAGTGGACTCTAGATTATTCTTTCTTCAAGGTTTCGATTGATCTTACCGATGCTGGCCATG AGCATATGCAAGAGATTTTGGGGTTGCTGTTCAACTACATTCAGCTATTACAACAGACTGGTGTTTGCCAGTGGATTTTTGATGAG CTCTCAGCTATTTGTGAGACGAAATTTCATTATCAAGACAAAATACCACCAATGTCCTATATAGTGGATATTGCATCAAACATGCAG ATATATCCGACCAAGGATTGGCTGGTTGGATCATCACTACCTACTAAATTTAATCCAGCTATTGTACAAAAGGTTGTAGATGAGCTTTCTCCTAGTAATTTTCG AATTTTTTGGGAATCACAGAAATTTGAAGGACAAACTGACAAGGCTGAGCCATGGTATAACACTGCCTATTCTCTTGAGAAGATAACCAGCTCCACCATTCAG GAATGGGTGCAGTCCGCGCCTGATGTACATCTGCATTTACCTGCGCCTAATGTCTTTATTCCTACGGATTTGTCATTAAAGGATGCTGACGACAAG GAAACCGTTCCAGTTTTGTTGAGAAAGACACCTTTCTCAAGATTGTGGTACAAGCCAGATACAATGTTCTCTAAACCAAAGGCATATGTTAAGATGGATTTCAACTGCCCACTTGCAGTCAGCTCTCCTGACGCGGCAGTTCTTACTGATATTTTTACACGATTGCTGATGGACTATTTGAATGAATACG CTTATTATGCACAAGTTGCTGGTCTTTACTATGGAGTGAGCCTTTCGGACAATGGTTTCGAG TTGACCCTTCTTGGTTATAATCACAAATTGAGGATCTTGCTGGAAACTGTTGTTGGAAAGATAGCAAATTTTGAGGTTAAACCTGACAGATTTGCTGTTATCAAG GAAACTGTCACAAAGGAGtatcaaaattacaaatttcgGCAGCCATATCACCAAGCAATGTATTACTGCTCACTGATATTACAAGATCAAACCTGGCCTTGGACGGAGGAACTGGATGTCCTTTCTCATTTGGAAGCTGAAGACGTAGCTAAGTTTGTTCCAATGTTGTTATCAAGGACATTTATTGAGTGTTATATAGCAG GTAATGTGGAGAATAATGAAGCTGAGTCAATGGTCAAACATATTGAAGATGTTCTTTTTAACGATCCAAAACCGATTTGCCGACCTTTGTTCCCGTCCCAGCACCTCACTAATAGGGTTGTCAAGCTCGGAGAAGGAATGAAGTATTTCTACCACCAAGATGGCTCTAACCCCAGTGATGAAAATTCTGCTCTGGTGCACTATATTCAG GTTCATAGAGATGACTTTTCCATGAATATTAAACTTCAGCTATTCGGTCTCGTTGCAAAGCAAGCCACCTTTCACCAACTTAGAACAGTCGAGCAACTTGGTTATATTACTGCACTTGCTCAGAG GAACGATTCTGGCATCTATGGTGTACAGTTCATTATCCAGTCCTCGGTTAAG GGTCCTGGACATATTGATTCGAGGGTGGAGTCATTACTGAAGAACTTTGAGAGTAAACTTTACGAGATGAGTAATGAAGATTTCAAG AGCAATGTAACAGCTTTAATAGACATGAAGCTTGAAAAACACAAGAACTTAAAGGAGGAATCCCGGTTTTACTGGCGAGAGATTCAAAGTGGAACACTCAAATTCAACCGTAAAGAGGCAGAG GTTTCTGCGTTGAAGCAGCTTCAAAAGCAAGAGTTGATAGATTTCTTCGACGAATACATTAAGGTTGGAGCAGCACGGAAGAAATCGCTGAGCATAAGAGTATACGGGAGCCAGCATTTGAAGGAGATGGCAAGCGACAAAGACGAAGTCCCATCACCGTCTGTTGAGATCGAAGACATTGTTGGTTTCAGAAAGTCCCAACCTCTTCATGGGTCGTTCAGGGGATGCGGACAACCCAAACTGTGA